A portion of the Blattabacterium clevelandi genome contains these proteins:
- the mutS gene encoding DNA mismatch repair protein MutS, with protein MNKDQNTLIKQERTPLIKQYNDIKSKYPDAILLFQVGDFYETFGEDAIKCSKILDIVLTNRSSKKKHSIHLAGFPYHSLNVYLPKLIRSGYRVAICDQLEIPKKGKNIVKRGVIELVTPGISIDENILQTKSNNFLASIHIEKKKLGVSFLDVSTGDFFIAEDNKESILQYLEHFNPSEVIFQKKEKNFFEKFLKDKYYTFLIEDWMFNYSFSYEKLISHFKTNSLKGFGIDNLKLGITASGVILNYLYDTQHYKIKHISNIKRIKKEEHMWIDDFTFRNLEIFRCLDKKGVSLIEIMDKTITPMGGRLLKHWIHFPLTNIIHIQKRYKIVEFFFSNISIRSFIQKKLKEIYDIERIISKMTIGKISPHEVIILHQSLTAIVQIQKKIFSNKKYKTFLEIGNSFQNCNIISKKILHTIDPNTPYHIEKGNVIAKGVSKELDKIRNLYFSKKEHLEKLCNSEKLNTGIHNLKIGYNNIFGYFLEVKKKKYNIPSHWIRKQTLTNSERYTTEELKNYELQILNSEQKILSLEKDIFHDLINQILKYIIPLQKNAKIIAELDVLCSFSLSALENHYVKPEINHSFRLCIKKGRHPVIERQFISKTSYIPNDVILNKKDQQIIIITGPNMSGKSAILRQTAIIILMAHIGSFVPAQHAEIGLVDKIFSRVGASDNISLGESTFMVEMNEMANILNNFSKRSFLILDEIGRGTSTYDGISIAWSIIEFLHESPFRPLTLFATHYHELNKISSFLKRIQNYHISVKKIYENIIFMRKMIEGASEHSYGIYVAKISGIPIEIIHRAKEILKILNKKKFLEKRKMKNNFLSKKKSFLRLKKIMNFFKNYFSIKIGFHKNKKNEKFIE; from the coding sequence ATGAATAAAGATCAAAATACTTTAATAAAGCAAGAAAGAACTCCATTAATTAAGCAATATAATGATATAAAATCTAAATATCCAGATGCGATATTGCTATTTCAAGTAGGAGATTTCTATGAAACTTTTGGAGAAGATGCTATAAAATGTTCTAAAATATTAGATATTGTTTTAACTAATAGATCTAGTAAAAAAAAACATTCTATTCATTTAGCCGGGTTTCCTTATCACTCTTTAAATGTTTATTTACCGAAATTAATACGATCTGGATATCGTGTAGCTATTTGTGATCAATTAGAAATACCAAAAAAAGGAAAAAATATTGTAAAAAGAGGAGTTATAGAATTAGTTACACCAGGAATATCGATAGACGAAAATATATTACAAACTAAATCCAATAATTTTTTAGCTTCTATCCATATAGAAAAAAAAAAATTAGGTGTAAGTTTTTTAGATGTTTCTACAGGAGATTTTTTTATAGCGGAAGATAATAAAGAAAGTATATTACAATATTTAGAACATTTTAATCCAAGTGAAGTTATTTTTCAGAAAAAAGAAAAAAATTTTTTTGAAAAATTTCTAAAAGACAAATATTATACTTTTTTAATAGAAGATTGGATGTTCAATTATTCATTTTCATATGAAAAATTGATATCTCATTTTAAAACAAACTCTTTAAAAGGTTTTGGAATAGATAATTTAAAACTGGGTATTACTGCTTCCGGTGTTATATTAAACTATTTATACGATACTCAACATTATAAAATAAAACATATTTCTAATATAAAAAGAATAAAAAAAGAAGAACATATGTGGATTGATGATTTTACATTTAGAAATTTGGAAATATTTCGTTGTTTAGATAAAAAAGGGGTATCCTTAATTGAGATTATGGACAAAACTATAACTCCTATGGGAGGTAGATTATTAAAACATTGGATACATTTTCCTTTAACAAATATTATTCATATACAAAAACGTTATAAAATAGTAGAATTTTTTTTTTCGAATATTTCTATTCGTTCATTTATTCAAAAAAAACTTAAAGAAATTTATGATATAGAACGAATAATTTCTAAAATGACTATTGGAAAAATTTCTCCACATGAAGTAATTATATTACATCAATCTTTAACAGCTATAGTTCAAATCCAAAAAAAAATTTTTTCAAATAAAAAATATAAAACTTTTTTAGAAATTGGAAATTCATTTCAAAATTGCAATATAATATCCAAAAAAATTCTGCATACAATAGATCCGAATACACCATATCATATAGAAAAAGGAAATGTAATAGCAAAAGGAGTTTCTAAAGAATTAGATAAAATTCGTAATTTATATTTTTCCAAAAAAGAACACTTGGAAAAACTATGTAATAGTGAAAAATTAAATACAGGAATTCATAATTTAAAAATTGGATATAACAATATTTTTGGATATTTTTTAGAAGTTAAAAAAAAAAAATACAACATACCATCTCATTGGATCCGAAAACAAACATTAACTAATTCTGAAAGATACACAACTGAAGAATTAAAAAATTATGAGTTACAAATTTTAAATTCTGAACAAAAAATACTTTCTCTCGAAAAAGATATTTTTCATGATCTAATTAATCAAATTTTAAAATATATAATACCTTTACAAAAAAATGCAAAAATAATTGCAGAATTGGATGTCTTATGTTCCTTTTCACTTTCTGCATTAGAAAATCATTATGTAAAACCAGAAATAAATCATTCGTTTAGATTATGTATAAAAAAAGGAAGGCATCCAGTTATTGAAAGGCAGTTTATTTCAAAAACATCATATATCCCCAATGATGTAATTTTAAATAAGAAAGATCAACAAATTATTATAATAACGGGGCCAAATATGTCAGGAAAATCAGCCATTCTTCGTCAAACTGCTATTATTATATTAATGGCCCATATAGGTAGTTTTGTTCCTGCTCAACATGCAGAAATAGGATTAGTAGATAAAATATTTAGTAGAGTAGGAGCATCCGATAATATTTCTTTAGGAGAATCTACTTTCATGGTAGAAATGAATGAAATGGCAAATATATTAAACAATTTTTCTAAAAGAAGTTTTCTAATTTTAGATGAAATTGGACGAGGGACAAGTACTTATGATGGAATATCTATCGCTTGGTCTATTATTGAATTTTTACATGAAAGCCCTTTTAGACCTCTTACCTTATTTGCAACTCATTATCATGAATTAAATAAAATAAGTTCTTTTTTGAAAAGAATTCAAAATTATCATATATCTGTAAAAAAAATTTATGAAAATATTATTTTTATGCGAAAAATGATTGAGGGGGCAAGTGAGCACAGTTACGGTATTTACGTAGCAAAAATTTCAGGAATTCCTATAGAAATTATTCATAGAGCAAAGGAAATATTAAAAATTTTGAATAAAAAAAAATTTTTAGAAAAAAGAAAAATGAAAAATAATTTTTTATCCAAAAAAAAATCCTTTCTTAGATTAAAAAAAATAATGAATTTTTTTAAAAATTATTTTTCTATAAAAATAGGTTTTCACAAAAATAAAAAAAATGAAAAATTTATTGAATAA